In the genome of Fulvivirga maritima, one region contains:
- a CDS encoding transposase has translation MKRVRREFDKEFKQMAVNLCLSGKSTREVADELGLRTELVTRWKREYNEYKEGSFSGHGNQNLTSEQKEIARLKRELREAQLERDILKKAVSIFSKGDNKYSGS, from the coding sequence ATGAAAAGAGTAAGAAGAGAGTTTGACAAGGAGTTTAAACAGATGGCAGTGAACCTGTGCCTGTCAGGAAAAAGTACAAGAGAAGTAGCTGATGAGCTTGGTTTAAGGACTGAGCTGGTTACCCGATGGAAACGTGAATACAATGAGTACAAAGAAGGTAGTTTTTCAGGTCATGGTAATCAGAATTTAACCTCAGAACAAAAGGAGATAGCCCGTTTAAAACGAGAACTGCGTGAAGCCCAACTAGAAAGGGATATTTTAAAAAAGGCAGTAAGCATCTTCTCCAAGGGAGACAACAAATATTCCGGTTCATAA
- a CDS encoding IS3 family transposase, which produces MFRFIKEYNHRFGVERMCKVLKVSRSGFYNWSNRRPSMRKLENEKVSAYIRTIHSNSRGRYGSPKITEELRDLGWRISRPRVARIMRNQGIRSIICRKFRGTTTQSRHNYPVAKNLLNRDFQANLPGHKWVSDITYIPTGQGWMYLTIIMDLYDRKIIGWSLSRSMACHDTIWPAWRMALINRPITNQLIFHSDRGVQYTTYSFSDHLKSKGIQQSMSRKGNCWDNAVAENFFKILKSELVKHTNFYSILQAKNDLFEFIEIWYNRKRKHSYLGYKTPEQFNNHNYSKCA; this is translated from the coding sequence ATATTCCGGTTCATAAAGGAATACAACCACAGATTTGGTGTTGAGAGGATGTGTAAAGTACTTAAAGTCAGTAGAAGTGGTTTCTATAATTGGAGCAACAGAAGGCCATCAATGAGAAAGTTGGAGAATGAAAAGGTATCCGCATATATCAGGACTATACACAGCAATAGCAGAGGAAGGTATGGTAGCCCGAAGATCACCGAGGAGTTACGAGACCTGGGTTGGCGTATCTCTCGCCCCAGAGTGGCCAGGATCATGCGTAACCAGGGCATTAGAAGTATTATTTGCAGAAAGTTCAGAGGAACTACCACCCAATCAAGACACAACTATCCAGTAGCTAAAAACCTATTAAACAGAGATTTTCAGGCAAACCTTCCGGGGCATAAATGGGTCTCTGATATTACATACATCCCCACTGGTCAAGGTTGGATGTATTTAACCATCATTATGGATTTGTACGATCGAAAGATTATAGGATGGTCATTGAGCAGGTCTATGGCGTGCCATGATACAATATGGCCAGCCTGGAGAATGGCTTTAATTAATAGGCCAATAACAAACCAATTAATATTTCATTCCGACCGGGGAGTGCAGTATACCACCTATTCTTTTTCAGATCACCTCAAAAGTAAGGGTATACAACAAAGCATGAGTAGAAAAGGTAATTGCTGGGATAATGCTGTGGCAGAAAACTTCTTTAAGATACTGAAGTCAGAACTGGTCAAACATACCAATTTCTATAGTATTCTTCAGGCCAAGAATGACCTGTTCGAATTTATAGAAATATGGTATAATAGAAAAAGAAAACATTCGTACTTAGGATATAAGACGCCTGAACAATTTAATAACCATAACTATTCAAAATGCGCTTAA
- a CDS encoding IS4 family transposase has translation MSKNTYFYGQPIFSQLLSLIDKSVLNQIISKYQSDRYYKKLNTWHHLVSMLYCCFSGASALRELTTGLLACQNKLIHLGIQFIPRRSTLSDSNKKRSSIVFADIYMKLFKKYRHLLPDSRLRMEVLNKLYIVDSTIISLFKDILKVAGRPRKDGKSKGGIKAHVMIHAAELMPCLVRLTKGSQHDHTFLKQLQLPEGSYVVMDKGYIDYRQYAQWSHQGIFYITRMKENARYQSIDELELPEDKDFCVLKDEKVVISFKTDGQVQELQNRRIAYYDDLNNKLLVFMTNNMELEAATIAAIYKYRWQIELLFKKLKQNFPLKYFLGDNQNAIEIQIWSALICLLLMEVVRKQIKKRWAFSNMVSLVRFHLMAYVHLTRFLNNPDLELQKTIYKTNQYPLFSP, from the coding sequence ATGAGTAAAAATACATATTTCTACGGACAGCCAATCTTTTCTCAACTATTATCGCTGATAGATAAATCGGTGTTAAATCAAATAATATCAAAATACCAATCTGACAGATATTACAAGAAATTGAATACTTGGCATCACCTAGTAAGCATGTTATACTGCTGTTTCAGTGGGGCAAGTGCTCTCAGAGAGCTTACTACGGGGCTTTTGGCCTGCCAAAACAAGCTGATCCATTTAGGTATTCAATTTATACCCAGACGTTCCACTTTATCAGATAGCAACAAAAAACGCAGTAGTATAGTCTTTGCAGACATTTACATGAAATTGTTTAAAAAGTATCGGCACCTTTTGCCGGACAGCCGCTTGAGAATGGAAGTTCTCAATAAACTTTATATTGTTGATTCAACGATTATTAGTCTGTTTAAAGATATTCTCAAGGTAGCAGGACGCCCTAGAAAAGATGGCAAAAGCAAGGGAGGCATTAAAGCTCATGTAATGATTCATGCGGCAGAATTAATGCCATGTTTAGTACGGTTGACCAAGGGAAGTCAGCATGATCATACATTTTTAAAGCAATTACAACTCCCAGAAGGATCCTATGTGGTGATGGATAAAGGGTATATCGATTATAGACAATACGCACAATGGAGTCATCAAGGGATATTTTACATTACTAGAATGAAGGAAAATGCCAGATATCAATCAATAGATGAGCTAGAACTGCCTGAAGATAAAGACTTTTGTGTACTTAAGGATGAAAAAGTTGTTATCAGTTTCAAGACTGATGGACAAGTGCAAGAGCTTCAAAATAGAAGAATAGCCTATTATGATGACCTCAATAATAAATTATTAGTGTTTATGACCAATAATATGGAGTTGGAAGCAGCCACAATAGCGGCCATTTATAAATACCGATGGCAGATAGAGCTTTTATTTAAAAAGCTGAAGCAGAACTTTCCTCTCAAATATTTTCTGGGGGACAACCAAAATGCTATTGAGATCCAAATTTGGAGTGCCCTGATCTGTCTATTATTGATGGAAGTAGTCCGAAAACAGATCAAAAAAAGATGGGCCTTCTCTAATATGGTCTCATTGGTAAGGTTTCACTTGATGGCCTATGTTCACCTTACCCGCTTTCTAAACAATCCAGACCTAGAACTTCAAAAAACAATATATAAAACCAATCAATACCCTTTATTTAGTCCATAG
- a CDS encoding serine hydrolase domain-containing protein: MRQIILAACLCSSICSFLQAQPAPNLPEIDLEEAGFNRDSLDNLYTSIENFENKDFRGLVVIKDNQIAVEWYFNTFWRNHIHDIRSAGKSITSLLLGVAMKDGLVKSLDQDVYSFFPKEKYPDMHEDYKKIKISHLLDMSSGLNADTDNADAPGSAGQWIGRDEWVQYILSIPTIEEPGVAWVYADINAAIIGAIIEEKAGMSLRDYAKEKVFDPLGIKEFYWYTNAANQTVAAGNLYLSTLDFAKLGMLVVNGGGWGEEQIIQQDYLKRLLTHKAFDLKDYWFLTDYYGMLWYKAERVYHGKKYEYLFASGNGGNHLVVVPKESIVIALTSSAYGQGYPHRRAYKILGKVLSALK, translated from the coding sequence ATGCGACAAATCATTCTTGCAGCTTGTTTATGTTCATCCATTTGTTCATTCCTACAAGCGCAACCTGCACCAAATCTTCCTGAGATTGATCTGGAAGAGGCTGGATTTAATAGAGATTCTTTGGACAATCTCTATACGAGTATTGAAAACTTTGAAAACAAAGATTTCAGAGGGTTAGTGGTGATCAAAGATAATCAAATAGCGGTTGAGTGGTATTTTAATACCTTTTGGCGCAATCACATTCATGATATCAGGTCTGCAGGTAAGAGTATTACCTCCTTGCTGTTAGGTGTGGCCATGAAAGATGGATTGGTTAAAAGCTTAGATCAGGATGTTTACTCATTTTTTCCAAAAGAGAAATATCCCGATATGCATGAGGATTATAAGAAAATCAAAATCAGCCATTTGCTGGATATGAGCTCAGGGTTGAATGCAGATACTGATAATGCAGATGCCCCTGGTAGTGCTGGTCAATGGATAGGAAGAGATGAATGGGTTCAATATATACTAAGTATTCCTACTATTGAAGAACCAGGTGTAGCCTGGGTTTATGCAGATATCAATGCAGCCATCATAGGAGCAATAATAGAGGAAAAAGCAGGAATGAGTCTGAGAGATTATGCCAAGGAAAAAGTTTTTGATCCTTTAGGTATTAAAGAATTTTATTGGTACACCAACGCAGCTAATCAAACCGTAGCTGCTGGAAATTTATACCTGTCCACTTTGGATTTTGCTAAACTGGGTATGTTAGTAGTGAACGGTGGGGGATGGGGTGAAGAGCAAATAATTCAACAAGATTATCTAAAAAGGTTGTTAACTCACAAGGCTTTTGATTTGAAAGATTATTGGTTCTTGACTGATTATTATGGAATGCTTTGGTATAAGGCTGAAAGGGTGTATCATGGTAAAAAATACGAATATCTGTTCGCTTCAGGAAATGGAGGGAATCATCTGGTAGTAGTTCCAAAAGAAAGCATAGTAATAGCATTGACCTCTAGTGCTTATGGTCAAGGATATCCACATAGAAGGGCTTATAAGATTCTCGGGAAGGTGCTGAGTGCACTGAAATAG